From the Phycisphaerae bacterium genome, one window contains:
- a CDS encoding biopolymer transporter ExbD: protein MRLKRRSRRVGRPELNLAAMIDVVFLLLIFFMCTSSFRPPEAMLPTQLPRTGAGADRPREEFPPVRVHLEESEAGVLVRCDGQPCATFDELRDKLRARRAIADVAVIIDGQADVAFRHMVAALDACYAADLHRVAYAPIGERP, encoded by the coding sequence ATGCGGTTGAAACGGCGAAGTCGTCGGGTCGGGCGGCCGGAATTGAATCTGGCGGCCATGATCGACGTGGTGTTTCTGCTGCTGATCTTCTTCATGTGCACCTCGTCGTTCCGACCGCCGGAGGCCATGCTGCCGACCCAGTTGCCGCGAACCGGCGCCGGCGCCGATCGCCCGCGCGAGGAGTTTCCGCCGGTGCGGGTGCATCTGGAAGAATCCGAGGCCGGCGTGCTCGTCCGCTGCGACGGCCAGCCGTGCGCCACCTTCGACGAGCTGCGCGACAAGCTCCGGGCCCGACGCGCCATCGCCGACGTCGCCGTCATCATCGACGGCCAAGCCGACGTCGCCTTCCGCCACATGGTCGCCGCCCTCGACGCCTGCTACGCCGCCGACCTGCACCGCGTCGCCTACGCGCCGATAGGAGAACGACCATGA
- a CDS encoding addiction module toxin RelE, which produces MARPLRIEVADGLYHVTSRGLERRAIVRDDADRKRWLKLLDQVVRRRGWQVLAWVLMDNHFHLYLRTPQPDLSAGMHDLNAGYATLFNRRHSRCGPLLQGRFKAVLVEQESHDWELTRYIHLNPVRAGLAGRPEVYPWSSCSAYLNPRIAPEWLIWQEVLTSHGRGINSARRAYLAFLNEGVFHPPTCPLSATVGSALLGSPAFIERMQTLLTGRPADPEIPQAKRLRRQPSLQEISREVCQLLGSDPEILMRRGRQNNEARSTAIYLARMLTTTPVAQIGQHFGGIRSAAVSHIVHAVADRRTKDRRLASRLCELEKQLNEN; this is translated from the coding sequence ATGGCGCGACCGTTGAGAATCGAAGTGGCGGATGGATTGTACCACGTGACCAGCCGCGGACTGGAGCGGCGGGCGATCGTGCGCGATGACGCCGACCGCAAACGCTGGCTCAAGCTTCTCGATCAAGTCGTCCGCCGCCGAGGCTGGCAGGTTCTGGCCTGGGTGCTGATGGACAACCACTTCCACCTCTACCTGCGAACTCCGCAGCCGGACCTCTCCGCCGGCATGCACGACCTGAACGCCGGCTACGCGACACTGTTCAACCGCCGCCACAGCCGCTGCGGACCGCTGCTTCAGGGACGATTCAAAGCCGTCCTCGTCGAGCAGGAGTCGCACGACTGGGAACTGACGCGATACATCCACCTGAACCCCGTGCGTGCGGGCCTGGCCGGGCGGCCCGAGGTCTACCCCTGGAGCAGTTGCTCCGCCTACCTGAATCCGCGAATCGCCCCCGAATGGCTGATTTGGCAGGAAGTATTGACGTCTCACGGCCGCGGGATCAACTCGGCCCGGCGGGCCTACCTGGCCTTCCTCAACGAGGGCGTCTTTCATCCGCCGACCTGCCCGCTGTCCGCGACCGTCGGCTCAGCCCTGCTCGGCTCGCCGGCCTTCATCGAGCGGATGCAGACGCTGCTGACCGGCCGGCCCGCCGACCCGGAAATCCCCCAGGCCAAACGCCTCCGCCGCCAACCCTCTCTGCAGGAAATCAGCCGAGAAGTCTGCCAACTTCTCGGAAGTGATCCGGAGATCCTGATGCGGCGGGGCCGTCAAAACAACGAGGCCCGATCGACCGCCATCTACCTGGCCCGCATGCTGACCACCACGCCGGTAGCGCAGATCGGGCAACACTTCGGCGGCATCCGCTCCGCAGCAGTGTCTCACATCGTCCACGCCGTCGCCGACCGGCGAACCAAGGACAGAAGATTGGCCTCCCGCCTCTGCGAGCTGGAGAAACAACTGAACGAAAATTAA
- a CDS encoding biopolymer transporter ExbD, whose translation MRLRKTRRTYGTEINIAALIDVVFLLIIFFMTVSQFTRVEAEPLALPEAQQGRQDDSAMGRMIVNLHADGRIVVAGRTCSDEQLQALLVREKSAAGPDGPAVLIRGDRDALWRSVSTVMRLCAAENIQKVRVSVVDSPDTRIEN comes from the coding sequence ATGCGCCTTCGCAAAACCCGCCGAACCTACGGCACGGAAATCAACATCGCCGCCCTCATCGACGTGGTGTTTCTGCTCATCATCTTCTTCATGACCGTCTCGCAATTCACCCGCGTCGAAGCCGAACCGCTCGCGTTGCCCGAAGCCCAGCAGGGCCGACAGGACGACTCCGCGATGGGCCGCATGATCGTCAACCTCCACGCCGACGGACGAATCGTCGTCGCCGGACGAACCTGCTCCGACGAGCAGCTCCAAGCCCTCCTCGTCCGCGAAAAATCCGCCGCCGGACCCGACGGACCGGCCGTCCTGATCCGCGGCGACCGCGACGCCCTCTGGCGGTCCGTCTCCACCGTCATGCGCCTCTGCGCCGCCGAAAACATCCAAAAAGTCCGCGTCTCCGTCGTCGACTCCCCCGACACTCGCATCGAAAATTAA
- a CDS encoding MotA/TolQ/ExbB proton channel family protein: MVKTADSTRWTWIALMLVLLIPMLAAATAGQTPDGAAQPQTITLWSTIRAGGLIGYLIILMSLVSVALIVEHFLTIRRMRFLPEDLERALEQHLAAQRYDEAQRLADEHESFLGRVAASGLKQVGGMFGFFDMQNAMQETGEREIARMYRKLDYLSFIAAAAPMLGLLGTVTGMIRSFNQIAVTEGAAKPSQLAGGISEALVTTCMGLVVAIPTMFFVSLFRNRIDEYVAEAEGVLERLMARFRQNPTQ; encoded by the coding sequence ATGGTCAAAACCGCTGACTCGACGCGATGGACCTGGATCGCCCTGATGTTGGTCCTGCTGATCCCGATGCTCGCCGCCGCCACGGCTGGACAAACGCCCGACGGCGCCGCCCAGCCGCAGACCATCACCCTCTGGAGCACCATCCGCGCCGGCGGCCTGATCGGCTATCTGATTATCCTGATGTCCCTCGTCTCGGTGGCCCTGATCGTCGAGCACTTCCTGACCATCCGGCGCATGCGGTTCCTGCCCGAAGATCTCGAACGGGCCCTCGAACAGCACCTGGCCGCCCAACGCTACGACGAGGCCCAGCGGTTGGCCGACGAACACGAATCATTCCTCGGCCGCGTCGCCGCCTCCGGACTCAAACAGGTCGGCGGCATGTTCGGATTCTTCGACATGCAGAACGCGATGCAGGAGACCGGCGAACGTGAAATCGCCCGCATGTACCGCAAGCTCGACTACCTCTCGTTCATCGCCGCCGCCGCGCCGATGCTCGGTCTGCTTGGCACCGTCACCGGCATGATCCGCTCGTTCAATCAGATCGCGGTGACCGAAGGCGCCGCCAAACCCTCGCAACTGGCCGGCGGAATCTCCGAGGCCCTCGTCACCACCTGCATGGGCCTGGTCGTCGCCATTCCCACCATGTTCTTCGTCTCGCTGTTCCGCAACCGGATCGATGAGTACGTGGCGGAGGCTGAGGGCGTGCTCGAACGGCTCATGGCTCGATTCCGCCAGAACCCGACCCAGTAG
- a CDS encoding VWA domain-containing protein: protein MNPHEHPQHQTVTPKAPNALTDPGTEPARRQRAAAIGWSASVFLHLLLLIGFTGVTWFSGLDQGQEGLEVGLVLDDSGPAIELSTPAEPIEPAAADLTAPAIQTGDAIEPITDLGGAAGATGADPIESVQLSAAGGSAVGGDWSSLVTAGGGPGGRGGASFFGLQAKGESFVYVVDYSGSMNGDRVAAAKAELIRSISALGRTSRFYIFFYDDKYIRMPNRGLVRASSANKRKYFAWVAQAAGGGGTDPREAMKEALALRPDAIYLLSDGEFAEAAADEIRAANPGARVQINTIAFHSNSGESILQRIAEENRGQYRFVPPGGLPWPGGGP, encoded by the coding sequence ATGAACCCGCATGAGCACCCACAGCACCAGACGGTGACCCCCAAAGCTCCAAACGCTTTGACCGATCCGGGCACCGAACCCGCACGACGCCAGCGGGCGGCGGCCATCGGCTGGTCCGCCTCCGTCTTCCTCCATCTGCTGTTGCTGATTGGCTTTACCGGCGTCACCTGGTTCTCCGGCCTCGACCAGGGACAGGAGGGACTCGAAGTGGGCCTGGTCCTGGACGACTCCGGACCCGCCATCGAGCTCTCAACTCCAGCCGAACCGATCGAACCGGCGGCGGCCGACCTGACCGCCCCCGCCATCCAAACCGGCGACGCGATCGAACCGATCACCGACCTGGGAGGCGCCGCCGGCGCCACCGGCGCCGATCCCATCGAGTCGGTCCAGCTCTCCGCCGCCGGCGGATCAGCCGTCGGCGGCGACTGGTCCTCTCTCGTCACCGCCGGAGGCGGCCCCGGCGGACGCGGCGGGGCCAGCTTCTTCGGACTCCAAGCCAAGGGCGAGAGCTTCGTCTACGTCGTGGACTACTCCGGAAGCATGAACGGCGACCGCGTGGCCGCCGCCAAAGCCGAACTGATCCGCTCGATCAGCGCGCTGGGCCGGACCTCGCGGTTCTACATCTTCTTCTACGATGACAAGTACATCCGCATGCCGAACCGCGGACTGGTCCGCGCCTCATCCGCCAACAAGCGCAAGTATTTCGCCTGGGTCGCCCAAGCCGCCGGAGGCGGAGGCACCGACCCGCGCGAGGCGATGAAAGAGGCCCTCGCCCTCCGGCCCGACGCCATCTACCTGCTCTCCGACGGCGAGTTCGCCGAAGCCGCCGCCGATGAAATCCGCGCCGCCAATCCCGGCGCCAGGGTGCAGATCAACACCATCGCCTTTCACAGCAACAGCGGCGAATCGATCCTTCAGCGGATCGCCGAGGAAAACCGCGGACAATACCGATTCGTTCCGCCCGGCGGACTCCCGTGGCCGGGCGGTGGACCGTAA
- a CDS encoding sugar transferase, protein MSKRIVDIVLGTIALILSLPVMGLCCLIIKLSDRGPTIYSQIRVGKDGRLFRMYKLRTMVHDAETESGPVWARDDDPRVLGACRWMRRSHIDELPQLLNVIKGEMSLIGPRPERPEILADLEKTYPEIGRRLAVLPGITGLAQIRNGYDQTLESVRFKLEADLEYIATRRWSRELVILAATLPKFYDRTAH, encoded by the coding sequence GTGAGCAAGCGGATTGTGGATATTGTACTGGGGACGATCGCCCTGATCCTATCCCTTCCCGTGATGGGTCTGTGCTGTCTGATCATCAAGCTCTCGGACCGTGGTCCGACGATTTACAGCCAGATTCGGGTGGGCAAAGACGGCCGGCTGTTCCGGATGTACAAGCTGCGCACGATGGTTCACGACGCGGAGACCGAGTCGGGGCCGGTGTGGGCCCGGGACGACGATCCGCGGGTGCTTGGGGCGTGCCGGTGGATGCGGCGGAGCCACATCGACGAGCTGCCACAGTTGCTCAACGTGATCAAGGGTGAGATGTCGCTGATCGGTCCGCGTCCGGAGCGGCCGGAGATTCTGGCGGACCTGGAGAAGACGTACCCGGAGATCGGGCGTCGTCTGGCGGTGCTGCCGGGGATCACGGGGTTGGCGCAGATTCGCAACGGTTACGATCAGACGCTGGAGAGCGTGCGGTTCAAGCTGGAGGCGGATCTGGAGTACATCGCGACCCGCCGCTGGTCGCGGGAGCTGGTGATTCTGGCGGCGACGCTGCCGAAGTTTTACGACCGCACGGCCCACTGA
- a CDS encoding polysaccharide biosynthesis tyrosine autokinase — MKQKDQNKVRRRPSGGGAAVMAAEASATEATANGAEALLDQMIREVEGLEGLVDSPADEQPVDEQAVEAEGATMGAAGADAEIENGSASDQAVAEDPSDQVQDIIDQPEAASEAQLEDATAAVEPTEATEADAADAAPTSSDDQTELDQFIEEKLADAAPDVGETPDENEVDQLIDQELASAEEEATEFSATEEPASDEPSAAVAEVEVPAESEAAVDTSESEPAETPADTSTELREPPAVEPAEESSWTDEPVEESRTVVDRTPLEREEPEAPPLDVRPAAEEAEEAFELPEPRQASGKSECLRPLVVCHQPSSRISEEYRSLRTTLLAQCRDERLCMVITSAEAGEGKTVTAVNLALALAERNDKKTIVVDADLRKGRIAAMLGLAESPGLAEVLSGQVELDQAIQSAPQANLAVLSAGDVSRGRAGELLARSGLPAVVERLRRDYDHVLFDTPSVNGYADAGMIGRAAGEVLLVVKMNATHRRVIEQAMALLRTIHVKLAGVVLTHRQQDMPRLLKRFF, encoded by the coding sequence ATGAAACAGAAAGATCAGAACAAGGTCCGACGGCGGCCGTCGGGCGGCGGCGCGGCGGTGATGGCCGCTGAGGCGTCCGCGACCGAGGCGACGGCCAACGGCGCCGAGGCGCTGCTGGACCAGATGATCCGCGAGGTCGAGGGTCTGGAAGGCCTGGTCGATTCGCCGGCTGACGAACAGCCGGTCGATGAACAGGCCGTCGAGGCCGAAGGCGCGACGATGGGCGCGGCCGGCGCGGACGCCGAGATCGAAAACGGTTCGGCCTCCGACCAGGCCGTCGCCGAGGATCCCAGCGATCAGGTCCAGGACATTATCGATCAGCCGGAGGCGGCGAGCGAAGCTCAACTTGAAGACGCGACAGCCGCGGTCGAGCCGACCGAAGCGACGGAAGCCGATGCGGCGGATGCGGCTCCGACCTCGTCGGACGACCAGACGGAACTCGATCAGTTCATCGAGGAGAAGCTTGCGGACGCAGCGCCGGACGTGGGCGAGACGCCCGATGAGAATGAAGTCGATCAGTTGATCGATCAGGAACTGGCGTCGGCGGAAGAGGAAGCCACTGAGTTTTCCGCGACGGAGGAACCGGCAAGCGATGAGCCGAGTGCTGCGGTCGCCGAGGTGGAAGTCCCAGCCGAGTCCGAAGCGGCGGTCGATACGAGCGAGAGTGAACCGGCTGAGACTCCGGCGGATACGAGCACCGAGCTTCGTGAACCGCCCGCCGTCGAGCCCGCCGAGGAATCGTCGTGGACGGATGAGCCGGTTGAGGAGTCCCGGACGGTTGTCGATCGGACGCCGCTGGAGCGCGAGGAGCCCGAGGCGCCCCCGTTGGACGTCAGACCGGCGGCCGAGGAGGCGGAAGAGGCGTTTGAGCTGCCCGAGCCGCGGCAGGCGTCTGGGAAATCGGAATGCTTGCGACCCCTGGTGGTCTGCCATCAGCCGTCGAGCCGGATCAGCGAGGAGTATCGCTCGCTGCGGACCACGTTGCTGGCCCAATGCCGCGACGAGCGGCTGTGCATGGTGATCACCTCGGCCGAGGCGGGCGAAGGCAAGACGGTCACGGCGGTGAACCTCGCTTTGGCCCTGGCCGAGCGCAACGACAAGAAGACGATCGTGGTCGACGCCGACCTGCGCAAGGGGCGGATCGCCGCCATGCTCGGGCTTGCGGAGTCTCCGGGCCTGGCGGAGGTGCTCAGCGGGCAGGTCGAACTGGATCAGGCGATCCAATCGGCGCCGCAGGCGAATCTGGCGGTGCTGTCGGCCGGGGACGTTTCGCGCGGCCGCGCGGGAGAATTGCTGGCCCGTTCCGGTCTGCCGGCGGTGGTCGAGCGTCTGAGGCGGGACTACGATCACGTGCTGTTCGACACCCCTTCGGTCAACGGGTACGCCGACGCCGGGATGATCGGCCGGGCGGCCGGCGAGGTGCTGCTGGTGGTCAAGATGAACGCCACCCATCGACGGGTCATCGAGCAGGCGATGGCTTTGCTGCGGACCATTCACGTGAAGCTGGCCGGAGTCGTTCTGACCCATCGGCAGCAGGACATGCCCCGGCTGCTGAAGCGATTCTTCTGA
- a CDS encoding TIGR03087 family PEP-CTERM/XrtA system glycosyltransferase yields the protein MLLITHRPPFPPDKGDRIRGWQWLIAVAGRCEVDLLTVSDGPLPSETRLALEDLAANVHVHRAAWPRMVAGLAGGTSLTEARFDAAGLRRRVEGLCRRRGYDACIAVCSSAAAGLLDLPCRPRTVVDLVDIDSVKWARFAAFRRGPLRWLYARESRLIGGLERRVARCADVLVTISEPERELLARLTGRRSVAIPNGFAVADEPPADREAVEPRLVFVGQMDYLPNVDAVEWFARRVWPSLQGRRPALRWAIVGRQPVRRVRRLARLPNVTVTGQVADVKPYLASGIAIAPIRLACGLQNKILEAVAAGRPTVVSRESARALALEPQRDLLVADRPEEWLAAIGLLLDDPRLARRIGESGRETVCRRYDPARTLEAMLGCVDRDDDFAAFARFESMTCPGST from the coding sequence GTGCTCTTGATCACACATCGACCGCCCTTTCCGCCGGACAAGGGGGACCGGATCCGCGGCTGGCAATGGTTGATCGCCGTGGCGGGGCGGTGCGAGGTGGACCTGCTGACGGTCAGCGACGGACCGCTTCCTTCCGAAACCCGGCTGGCGCTGGAGGATTTGGCCGCCAACGTTCACGTCCACCGGGCGGCTTGGCCGCGCATGGTTGCCGGGCTTGCGGGCGGGACGAGTCTGACCGAGGCGCGGTTCGACGCGGCGGGTCTGCGTCGGCGCGTCGAGGGCCTGTGCCGTCGTCGCGGATACGATGCGTGCATCGCGGTCTGCAGCAGCGCCGCCGCCGGGCTGCTCGATTTGCCGTGCCGGCCTCGAACAGTGGTTGACCTGGTGGATATCGACAGCGTCAAGTGGGCGCGATTCGCCGCGTTTCGGCGCGGTCCGCTCCGATGGCTTTACGCCCGCGAGAGCCGGTTGATCGGCGGTCTGGAGCGGCGCGTGGCGCGGTGCGCGGACGTCCTGGTGACGATCAGCGAGCCGGAGCGAGAGCTTCTGGCGCGACTGACCGGTCGGCGGAGCGTGGCGATTCCCAACGGCTTTGCCGTCGCGGACGAGCCGCCGGCCGACCGCGAGGCGGTCGAGCCGCGGCTGGTGTTTGTCGGGCAGATGGACTACCTGCCGAACGTCGACGCGGTGGAGTGGTTCGCCCGGCGGGTGTGGCCCTCGCTGCAGGGCCGGCGGCCCGCATTGCGGTGGGCGATCGTGGGGCGTCAACCGGTTCGCCGGGTCCGCCGCCTGGCGCGTCTGCCGAACGTGACGGTGACCGGGCAGGTGGCCGACGTCAAGCCGTACCTGGCCTCCGGGATCGCGATCGCGCCGATCCGCCTGGCGTGCGGCCTGCAGAACAAGATTCTCGAAGCCGTCGCGGCGGGCCGTCCGACGGTGGTCTCGCGGGAGTCCGCGCGGGCGCTGGCGCTGGAACCGCAGCGCGACCTGCTGGTGGCGGATCGTCCGGAGGAGTGGCTGGCGGCGATCGGCCTGCTGCTGGACGACCCGCGCCTGGCCCGGCGCATCGGCGAGAGCGGCCGCGAGACGGTTTGCCGCCGTTACGACCCGGCCCGCACCCTCGAAGCGATGCTCGGCTGCGTTGACCGCGACGACGACTTCGCCGCGTTTGCGCGGTTCGAATCGATGACTTGCCCCGGCTCGACGTGA
- a CDS encoding class I SAM-dependent methyltransferase produces MIVTERQHRERTHFDRVYRRAERTQHLRIPPHDLRRYGRCDDWRTYGKECAFHYLKPLAGRELLEIGCGTGVDSVLLAANGARVFAYDVSPEAVEIARKRAEVNGLADRITFVVACDLSAAFAGRRFDRVFGNTVLHHLDLTGFSEKVRRVLRPEGVAVFREPVVLDRWLRRLRRCIPWYPSNPSPDERPLDRQDVAALCRGFAGVELRQFECLSRIWPLLRSSWLIDCLHRWDRELLEGVPWSRRFASVLVMRLTGHCPSARETP; encoded by the coding sequence ATGATCGTCACCGAGCGTCAACATCGCGAGCGAACGCACTTCGACCGGGTCTATCGCCGGGCCGAACGGACGCAACACTTGCGCATCCCGCCGCATGACCTTCGACGGTACGGCCGGTGTGACGACTGGCGGACCTACGGCAAGGAGTGCGCGTTTCACTACCTCAAGCCGCTGGCCGGCCGCGAGCTGCTGGAGATCGGGTGCGGGACGGGCGTGGATTCGGTGCTGCTGGCGGCCAACGGGGCCCGCGTGTTCGCCTACGACGTGTCGCCCGAGGCGGTTGAGATCGCCCGCAAGCGGGCGGAGGTCAACGGGCTGGCCGATCGGATCACGTTTGTCGTGGCGTGCGATCTGTCGGCGGCGTTCGCGGGCCGGCGGTTCGACCGGGTGTTCGGCAACACCGTTTTGCATCACCTGGATTTGACCGGATTCAGCGAGAAGGTGCGCCGCGTCCTGCGGCCCGAGGGCGTGGCGGTGTTCCGCGAGCCGGTGGTGCTGGACCGGTGGTTGCGGCGGCTGCGGCGGTGCATTCCGTGGTATCCGTCCAATCCGTCGCCGGACGAGCGTCCGTTGGACCGGCAGGACGTGGCGGCGCTGTGCCGCGGTTTTGCCGGCGTGGAGCTTCGCCAGTTCGAGTGCCTGTCGCGGATCTGGCCGCTGCTGCGGAGTTCCTGGCTGATCGATTGCCTTCACCGGTGGGACCGGGAACTGCTCGAGGGGGTTCCGTGGAGCCGCCGGTTCGCTTCGGTGTTGGTCATGCGACTGACCGGTCATTGCCCTTCTGCGAGAGAGACACCATGA
- a CDS encoding oligosaccharide flippase family protein: MSRLNVYARNLGAVWVGYAVNLAVMFFMSPFVVHSLGDAAYGIWTLMISITGYLGLAELGMGAALGRHINFHLGRGEVGKVNGVISTALAFFAACGVPLLGIGLLLTVSLGSVFTKIPAELLGPARWAILILVIDLWLSFFRASFVQVLTAHERFDISNAIQIGFILARAVLTLAALSLGRGLLELALIEVACGTVVLAATALAARRVFPALRVGRAWIGRDRFRELFHFGFWSFVGNVAGRLLYWTDSIVIALLLGPADVTAFAIAAMLIFYARTIVHQSTAVLGPQVIQHCAASDWPALQRLFSWGTTFAMTLAIPILVGMIAFGRPFLVLWMGPAYEGSYPVLAILACSQIVALAGSVIGTWVFSGLNRVRLGASVTLVQGLCNLACSVALVLAGLGVVGVALGSLAPRVIFSLLCMGMAMRWIGLGIPEFVRRFASRWVLLAGGFAVICAAVNQLPLPFGWAALVLKVALSVLIYLPAAWLVVPEPDRRRIWRTTFLSKIRRAAA, encoded by the coding sequence ATGAGTCGGCTGAACGTCTATGCGCGGAATCTCGGTGCCGTCTGGGTCGGCTACGCGGTCAACCTGGCGGTGATGTTCTTCATGTCGCCGTTCGTGGTTCACAGCCTGGGCGACGCGGCGTACGGCATCTGGACGCTGATGATTTCGATCACCGGGTATCTGGGCCTGGCGGAGTTGGGGATGGGGGCGGCGCTGGGCCGGCACATCAACTTCCACCTGGGCCGCGGCGAAGTCGGGAAGGTCAACGGCGTGATCAGCACGGCGCTGGCGTTTTTCGCGGCGTGCGGCGTTCCGCTGCTGGGGATCGGGCTGCTGTTGACGGTCTCGCTCGGGTCGGTGTTCACGAAGATTCCAGCCGAGTTGCTCGGTCCGGCGCGGTGGGCGATCCTGATTCTGGTGATCGACCTGTGGCTGTCGTTTTTTCGGGCGTCGTTCGTGCAGGTGCTGACCGCGCACGAGCGGTTCGACATCTCCAACGCCATTCAGATCGGGTTTATTCTCGCGCGGGCGGTTTTGACGCTGGCGGCTTTGTCCCTTGGCCGCGGGCTGCTGGAGCTGGCGTTGATCGAGGTGGCCTGCGGCACGGTCGTTCTGGCGGCTACGGCGCTGGCGGCGCGGCGGGTGTTTCCCGCGTTGCGGGTGGGCCGGGCGTGGATTGGCCGCGACCGGTTCCGCGAGCTGTTCCATTTCGGGTTCTGGTCGTTCGTGGGCAACGTGGCGGGGCGGCTGTTGTACTGGACCGACAGCATCGTCATCGCGCTGCTGCTGGGCCCGGCGGACGTGACGGCGTTCGCGATCGCGGCGATGCTGATTTTCTACGCACGGACGATCGTGCACCAGTCGACGGCGGTGCTGGGGCCTCAGGTGATTCAGCACTGCGCGGCGTCGGACTGGCCGGCCCTCCAGCGGCTGTTCTCGTGGGGGACGACGTTCGCGATGACCCTGGCGATTCCGATTCTGGTGGGCATGATCGCGTTCGGGCGGCCGTTCCTGGTGTTGTGGATGGGTCCGGCGTACGAGGGCAGCTATCCGGTGCTGGCGATTCTGGCCTGTTCGCAGATCGTGGCGCTGGCCGGGTCGGTGATCGGGACGTGGGTGTTTTCGGGTTTGAACCGGGTTCGTCTCGGCGCTTCGGTGACGCTGGTGCAGGGGTTGTGCAACCTGGCGTGCTCGGTGGCGCTGGTGCTGGCGGGTTTGGGCGTGGTGGGAGTCGCGCTGGGGAGTTTGGCCCCGCGGGTGATCTTCTCGCTGCTGTGCATGGGCATGGCGATGCGCTGGATCGGATTGGGCATTCCTGAGTTCGTGCGTCGGTTCGCCTCGCGGTGGGTGCTGCTGGCAGGCGGTTTCGCCGTGATCTGCGCGGCGGTCAATCAGCTCCCGCTGCCGTTCGGGTGGGCGGCGCTGGTTCTGAAGGTCGCATTGTCGGTGCTGATCTACCTGCCGGCGGCGTGGCTGGTGGTTCCCGAGCCGGATCGTCGGCGGATCTGGCGGACGACGTTTCTGTCGAAGATTCGGAGGGCCGCGGCGTGA
- a CDS encoding glycosyltransferase family 4 protein encodes MIRCAEPREVAIQWQSRRFYPDLYGGLEVQGWELARVWRQLGRHVSVITENYPDGPFRMDTLPDGIPCLRISPVRRAWPWSSLPWLRTLHWARFQRRLAQPHQVVIASYPECVIASRLACPRRPVIYNCVAVSAALAAAGVVPRPGGPQQALERLAPVLADRVTVTSRMVKRQLLDLVNLPPGKIHVLPNGVDFDRSSRARPDGDLLELRSRGFFVPIYIGRLSVEKGVDLALRAVARMAHRARTRFIIVGEGPHEPALRRLARQLDLTRNVVFLGKLDHPEGRLAAADALVLPSRYESFGIVLLEAMAAGVPTLTWRTDYPRAPVACSEIIVEGRTGLCADAFDIDDLARKLDFLAERPDLRRRFGQAGRAHCRNNYSWVARATGFLNLIQTGEPISQTCPVSR; translated from the coding sequence GTGATCCGCTGCGCCGAACCGCGTGAGGTGGCGATCCAGTGGCAGTCGCGGCGGTTCTACCCGGACCTTTACGGCGGCTTGGAGGTCCAGGGTTGGGAACTGGCGCGGGTCTGGCGGCAGCTCGGCCGCCACGTGTCGGTCATCACGGAGAACTACCCGGACGGTCCGTTCCGGATGGACACGCTGCCGGACGGCATTCCGTGTCTGCGGATCAGCCCGGTGCGTCGGGCGTGGCCGTGGTCGAGTCTGCCGTGGCTTCGGACCCTGCACTGGGCCCGTTTCCAGCGGCGGTTGGCCCAACCGCACCAGGTGGTGATCGCCTCGTATCCGGAGTGCGTGATCGCCAGCCGGCTGGCCTGTCCGCGTCGGCCGGTGATCTACAACTGCGTGGCGGTCTCGGCGGCGTTGGCCGCGGCGGGCGTGGTGCCCAGACCGGGCGGACCGCAGCAGGCCCTCGAACGGCTTGCTCCGGTTCTGGCCGACCGCGTGACCGTGACGAGCCGGATGGTGAAGCGACAGCTTCTGGACCTGGTCAACCTCCCGCCGGGCAAAATCCACGTGCTTCCGAACGGAGTCGACTTCGATCGTTCCAGCCGGGCGAGGCCGGACGGCGATCTGCTCGAACTGAGGTCGCGCGGGTTCTTTGTGCCCATCTACATCGGCCGGTTGTCCGTCGAGAAAGGGGTGGACCTGGCCCTTCGCGCCGTTGCCCGGATGGCCCACCGCGCCAGAACCCGGTTCATCATCGTCGGCGAGGGCCCGCACGAGCCCGCACTGCGGCGGCTGGCCCGGCAACTGGATCTGACGCGGAACGTGGTGTTTCTGGGCAAGCTCGACCATCCCGAGGGCCGCCTTGCCGCCGCGGACGCGCTGGTGCTGCCCTCGCGGTACGAATCCTTCGGCATCGTCTTGCTGGAGGCGATGGCGGCGGGCGTTCCCACCCTCACCTGGCGGACCGACTATCCACGGGCGCCGGTGGCGTGCTCGGAGATTATCGTTGAAGGCCGCACCGGCCTGTGTGCCGATGCTTTCGATATCGACGACCTGGCCCGGAAGCTCGATTTCCTGGCCGAGCGGCCCGACCTGCGGCGGCGGTTCGGGCAGGCGGGCCGGGCGCATTGCCGCAACAACTACTCATGGGTGGCCAGGGCCACCGGTTTTCTGAATCTCATTCAGACGGGCGAACCGATCAGCCAGACATGTCCGGTCTCTCGCTGA